A genomic stretch from Flavobacterium sp. KS-LB2 includes:
- the rpsH gene encoding 30S ribosomal protein S8 has translation MYTDPIADYLTRVRNAVAANHKVVEIPASNLKKEITKILFDQGYILSYKFEDNAVQGSIKIALKYDKDTKESVIKDIQRISKPGLRKYSGSSSIPRILNGLGIAIVSTSKGLMTGKKAKQLNVGGEVICYVY, from the coding sequence ATGTATACAGATCCTATTGCAGATTATTTGACAAGAGTTCGTAACGCTGTGGCTGCAAACCACAAAGTTGTTGAAATTCCTGCATCTAATCTAAAAAAAGAAATAACTAAGATCTTATTCGATCAAGGTTATATCTTGAGTTACAAATTTGAAGACAACGCTGTTCAGGGTTCAATCAAAATTGCTTTGAAGTATGATAAAGATACTAAAGAGTCTGTAATTAAAGATATCCAAAGAATTAGTAAACCAGGTTTACGTAAGTATTCAGGTTCTTCATCAATTCCTAGAATCCTTAACGGATTAGGAATTGCTATTGTTTCTACATCAAAAGGTTTGATGACAGGAAAGAAAGCCAAGCAATTAAATGTTGGTGGTGAAGTAATTTGTTACGTTTACTAA
- the rpmD gene encoding 50S ribosomal protein L30, translating to MAKLLVKQVRSKINCPLTQKRGLEALGLRKMGQVVEHDSNPTILGMINKVKHLVSVEETK from the coding sequence ATGGCTAAATTATTAGTAAAACAAGTTAGAAGCAAAATCAACTGTCCTCTTACTCAAAAAAGAGGATTAGAAGCTTTAGGTCTACGTAAAATGGGACAAGTTGTAGAGCATGATTCAAACCCTACAATCCTTGGGATGATAAATAAAGTTAAACACTTAGTTTCTGTTGAAGAAACTAAATAA
- the secY gene encoding preprotein translocase subunit SecY, translating to MKKFIESISNVWKIEELKNRILITLGLLLVYRFGAQVTLPGIDATQLGNLAGQTKEGIGSILDMFTGGAFSQASVFALGIMPYISASIVVQLMGIAIPYLQKLQSDGESGRKKINQITRWLTIGITLVQGPTYIYNLYRTLPSNAFLLGFNSFEFLFSSVVILVTGTIFAMWLGEKITDKGIGNGISLLIMVGILARLPQAFIQEFTTRVTNNNGGPMLLVIEIIIWLLVIICCVLLVMAIRKIPVQYARRTTSGDFEQDMLGGNRQWIPLKLNASGVMPIIFAQAIMFIPAALAGLSKSDASQSIVGAFSNMFGFWYNFVFATLIIVFTFFYTAITVPTNKMSDDLKRSGGFIPGIRPGVETSDYLDKVMSLITFPGSLFLALIAVFPAIVVSLMDVQQSWAMFFGGTSLIIMVGVAIDTMQQINSYLLNKHYDGLMKSGKNRKAVA from the coding sequence ATGAAGAAATTTATTGAATCAATAAGTAATGTTTGGAAAATCGAGGAACTGAAAAATAGAATCCTAATTACATTGGGTTTGCTTTTAGTTTATCGTTTTGGGGCTCAAGTAACCCTGCCAGGTATTGATGCTACACAGTTAGGTAATTTAGCTGGGCAAACTAAAGAAGGAATTGGTTCAATTCTTGACATGTTTACTGGAGGTGCATTTTCTCAAGCTTCTGTTTTTGCTTTAGGAATTATGCCTTATATTTCTGCTTCGATTGTTGTTCAGTTAATGGGAATTGCGATTCCTTATTTACAAAAACTTCAAAGTGATGGAGAAAGCGGTAGAAAAAAGATTAATCAAATTACTCGTTGGTTGACAATAGGAATTACTTTAGTTCAAGGTCCAACTTATATCTATAATTTATATAGAACATTACCTAGTAATGCATTTTTATTGGGATTCAATTCATTTGAATTCTTATTTTCTTCAGTAGTGATTTTAGTTACAGGTACAATTTTTGCCATGTGGTTAGGAGAAAAAATTACTGATAAAGGAATTGGAAATGGTATTTCTTTGTTAATCATGGTTGGAATTTTGGCTAGATTACCTCAGGCTTTTATTCAAGAGTTTACAACAAGAGTTACCAATAATAATGGTGGACCTATGTTGTTGGTTATTGAAATTATCATTTGGTTATTAGTTATCATTTGTTGTGTGCTATTAGTTATGGCGATCAGGAAGATTCCTGTTCAATATGCTCGTCGTACAACATCAGGTGATTTTGAACAAGACATGTTGGGTGGAAACAGACAATGGATTCCTCTGAAGCTTAATGCTTCTGGAGTTATGCCAATAATTTTTGCGCAAGCAATTATGTTTATTCCAGCAGCCTTAGCAGGTTTGTCTAAATCAGATGCATCACAATCAATCGTTGGCGCTTTTAGTAATATGTTTGGATTTTGGTATAATTTTGTATTTGCAACTTTAATTATTGTATTTACTTTCTTTTATACTGCAATCACAGTTCCTACTAATAAAATGTCTGATGATTTAAAGAGAAGTGGTGGTTTTATTCCAGGTATCAGACCAGGAGTTGAAACTTCTGATTATCTTGACAAAGTGATGTCCTTGATAACTTTTCCAGGATCTTTATTTCTTGCTTTGATAGCTGTGTTCCCAGCAATTGTTGTAAGTCTTATGGATGTTCAACAATCTTGGGCAATGTTTTTTGGAGGTACTTCATTAATAATTATGGTTGGAGTTGCCATAGACACAATGCAGCAAATTAATTCATACTTGTTGAATAAACATTATGATGGTTTGATGAAGAGTGGTAAAAATAGAAAAGCAGTAGCTTAA
- the rplP gene encoding 50S ribosomal protein L16 has translation MLQPKRTKYRKVQKGKMKGNSQRGHELSNGMFGIKSVHEDGMFLTSRQIEAARIAATRFMKREGQLWIKIFPDKPITKKPLEVRMGKGKGAVEYWAAVVKPGRIMFEVGGVPLSVAKEALRLAAQKLPVKTKFVVARDFEA, from the coding sequence ATGTTACAGCCTAAAAGAACAAAATACCGTAAGGTACAAAAAGGTAAAATGAAAGGGAATTCTCAAAGAGGACATGAACTTTCTAATGGAATGTTTGGTATTAAATCTGTACATGAAGATGGAATGTTCTTAACCTCTCGTCAAATCGAAGCTGCGCGTATTGCTGCAACTCGTTTCATGAAAAGAGAAGGACAATTATGGATCAAAATATTTCCAGACAAACCTATCACTAAGAAACCTCTTGAGGTACGTATGGGTAAAGGTAAAGGTGCAGTTGAGTATTGGGCTGCCGTTGTTAAACCCGGAAGAATTATGTTTGAAGTTGGAGGAGTACCTTTGTCAGTTGCAAAAGAGGCGTTACGTCTTGCAGCTCAAAAGCTTCCAGTAAAAACTAAATTTGTCGTTGCTAGAGATTTCGAAGCATAA
- the rplR gene encoding 50S ribosomal protein L18: MSLTKPERRQRIRFRIRKTISGTATNPRLSVFRSNKEIYAQLIDDVNGVTILAASSREKEIGNGTNIEVATAVGKLVAEKALKAGIDVVTFDRGGYLYHGRIKSLAEGARAAGLKF, translated from the coding sequence ATGTCATTAACAAAACCTGAAAGAAGACAACGAATTAGATTCAGAATTAGAAAAACAATTAGTGGTACTGCTACTAATCCAAGACTATCTGTATTTAGAAGTAACAAAGAAATTTACGCTCAACTTATTGATGACGTAAACGGAGTTACTATATTGGCGGCTTCTTCAAGAGAAAAAGAAATAGGTAACGGTACGAATATTGAAGTTGCTACAGCAGTTGGAAAACTAGTTGCTGAAAAAGCTTTAAAAGCTGGTATAGACGTAGTGACTTTCGATAGAGGAGGTTATTTATATCACGGTCGTATTAAATCATTAGCGGAAGGCGCAAGAGCGGCTGGACTTAAATTCTAA
- the rplE gene encoding 50S ribosomal protein L5, with protein sequence MAYIPRLKEEYKSRVIAALKEEFGYVNVMEVPKLEKIVLSKGVGAAVSDKKLIDYAVEELTKITGQKAVSTISKKDVASFKLRKGMPIGAKVTLRGERMYEFLDRLITSALPRVRDFSGIKATGFDGRGNYNLGVLEQIIFPEIDIDKVNKISGMDISFVTSAKTDKEAKSLLAELGLPFKKN encoded by the coding sequence ATGGCGTATATACCTAGACTAAAAGAAGAATATAAGAGCAGAGTAATTGCTGCTCTTAAAGAGGAATTCGGATACGTAAACGTAATGGAAGTTCCAAAATTGGAAAAAATCGTTTTAAGTAAAGGAGTTGGTGCAGCTGTATCGGATAAAAAACTTATCGACTATGCAGTTGAAGAGTTAACAAAGATCACTGGACAGAAAGCAGTATCTACAATCTCAAAGAAAGACGTAGCGTCATTCAAATTGAGAAAAGGGATGCCTATCGGAGCGAAAGTTACTTTGCGTGGAGAAAGAATGTATGAGTTTTTAGATAGACTTATTACATCTGCTTTACCACGTGTGAGAGATTTTAGTGGAATTAAAGCTACTGGTTTTGATGGAAGAGGTAATTACAATCTTGGTGTTTTGGAGCAAATCATTTTCCCAGAAATTGATATTGACAAAGTAAACAAAATATCAGGGATGGATATATCTTTTGTAACTTCTGCAAAAACAGATAAAGAAGCAAAATCACTATTGGCTGAATTAGGTTTACCTTTTAAAAAGAATTAA
- the rplO gene encoding 50S ribosomal protein L15 → MNLSNLQPAEGSTHNQNKRLGRGEGSGKGGTSARGHKGAKSRSGYSKKIGFEGGQMPLQRRVPKFGFTNINRKDYEGVNLDTLQLLVDNGVIKDTVDMTVYVANRLATKNEIVKILGRGELTAKLKVTAHKFTATAKAAIEAAGGEAVTM, encoded by the coding sequence ATGAATTTAAGTAACTTACAACCTGCTGAAGGTTCTACACACAATCAAAATAAGAGATTAGGTAGAGGAGAAGGTTCTGGAAAAGGTGGTACTTCTGCAAGAGGTCACAAAGGAGCAAAATCTCGTTCTGGTTATTCTAAAAAGATTGGTTTTGAAGGTGGGCAAATGCCACTTCAAAGACGTGTGCCTAAGTTTGGTTTTACAAACATCAATCGTAAAGATTACGAAGGTGTAAATCTTGATACACTTCAACTTTTAGTTGATAATGGTGTTATTAAAGATACTGTTGATATGACAGTTTATGTTGCTAATCGTTTAGCTACTAAAAATGAAATCGTTAAGATTTTAGGTAGAGGTGAATTGACAGCAAAATTAAAAGTAACCGCTCACAAATTTACTGCTACTGCAAAAGCTGCTATTGAAGCTGCTGGTGGAGAAGCTGTAACAATGTAA
- the rplN gene encoding 50S ribosomal protein L14 — translation MVQQESRLKVADNTGAKEVLTIRVLGGTKRRYASVGDKIVVSIKDTAPNGSVKKGAVSTAVVVRTKKEVRRADGSYIRFDDNACVLLNAAGEMRGTRVFGPVARELREKQFMKIVSLAPEVL, via the coding sequence ATGGTACAACAAGAATCAAGACTAAAAGTAGCAGATAACACTGGAGCAAAGGAAGTTTTAACTATCCGTGTTTTAGGAGGTACCAAAAGAAGGTATGCCTCTGTTGGAGACAAGATTGTAGTTTCTATCAAAGATACAGCACCTAACGGAAGCGTTAAAAAAGGAGCTGTTTCAACTGCAGTTGTTGTACGTACCAAAAAAGAAGTAAGAAGAGCCGATGGTTCATACATTAGATTTGATGACAACGCATGTGTGTTATTAAATGCTGCTGGTGAAATGAGAGGAACTCGTGTTTTTGGTCCGGTAGCAAGAGAACTTCGTGAAAAACAATTCATGAAAATTGTATCATTAGCACCAGAAGTGCTTTAA
- the rpsE gene encoding 30S ribosomal protein S5, with the protein MSNSKYKNVELVKPSGLELKDRLVSVNRVTKVTKGGRAFGFSAIVVVGDENGVVGHGLGKSKDVSEAIAKAVEDAKKNLVKIPLNGQSVPHEQKGKFGGARVFLIPASHGTGVIAGGAVRSVLESVGIHDVLSKSQGSSNPHNVVKATFDALLQMRSAYTVAKQRGVSLEKVFKG; encoded by the coding sequence ATGTCTAATAGTAAATACAAGAATGTAGAGTTAGTAAAACCAAGTGGTCTTGAATTAAAAGATCGTTTGGTAAGTGTAAATCGTGTTACTAAGGTTACAAAAGGAGGTAGAGCTTTTGGTTTTTCTGCTATTGTGGTTGTAGGTGATGAAAATGGAGTTGTTGGACACGGATTAGGAAAATCTAAAGATGTTTCTGAAGCAATTGCGAAAGCAGTAGAAGATGCTAAGAAAAATTTAGTAAAAATTCCTTTGAATGGTCAATCAGTTCCTCACGAACAAAAAGGTAAATTTGGTGGTGCACGTGTGTTTTTAATTCCTGCCTCTCATGGTACAGGAGTTATTGCTGGTGGAGCTGTTCGTTCAGTTCTTGAATCAGTTGGAATTCATGATGTATTATCTAAATCTCAAGGATCTTCAAATCCTCACAACGTAGTAAAAGCAACTTTTGATGCTTTATTGCAAATGAGAAGCGCTTATACTGTTGCAAAACAAAGAGGTGTTTCTTTAGAAAAAGTTTTTAAAGGTTAA
- the rpsQ gene encoding 30S ribosomal protein S17, with protein sequence MEEKRNLRKERVGVVTSDKMDKSIVVAEVRKVKHPLYGKFVLKTKKYHAHDEMNDCNVGDTVRISETRPLSKTKCWRLVEILERAK encoded by the coding sequence ATGGAAGAAAAAAGAAATTTAAGAAAAGAAAGAGTTGGTGTTGTTACTTCTGACAAGATGGATAAATCTATCGTAGTTGCTGAAGTACGTAAAGTAAAACACCCATTATACGGTAAGTTCGTGTTGAAAACTAAAAAGTATCACGCACACGACGAAATGAACGACTGCAACGTTGGAGATACAGTAAGGATTAGCGAAACGCGTCCTTTAAGTAAAACAAAATGTTGGAGGTTAGTTGAAATCCTAGAAAGAGCTAAATAA
- the infA gene encoding translation initiation factor IF-1 has protein sequence MAKQSAIEQDGSIIEALSNAMFRVELENGHIVIAHISGKMRMHYIKLLPGDKVKLEMSPYDLSKARITYRY, from the coding sequence ATGGCAAAACAATCAGCAATAGAACAAGACGGATCAATCATTGAGGCATTGTCAAATGCAATGTTCCGTGTAGAGTTAGAAAATGGACATATTGTAATCGCCCATATATCTGGAAAAATGCGTATGCATTACATCAAATTATTACCTGGTGATAAAGTGAAACTAGAAATGAGCCCTTACGATTTGTCAAAAGCAAGAATTACTTATAGATATTAA
- the rplX gene encoding 50S ribosomal protein L24, producing the protein MIKLKIKSGDIVRVIAGDHKGAEGKVLRVYKEKNKAIVEGVNMVSKHTKPSAKSPQGGIVKKEASIQISNISLIDPKTKETTRVGIRVEGDKKVRFSKKSNQVL; encoded by the coding sequence ATGATAAAGCTAAAAATAAAATCAGGTGACATCGTAAGAGTAATAGCTGGAGACCATAAAGGTGCTGAAGGTAAAGTATTACGTGTGTACAAAGAGAAAAACAAAGCGATTGTTGAAGGTGTAAACATGGTTTCAAAACATACGAAACCAAGTGCAAAAAGCCCTCAAGGTGGTATCGTAAAGAAAGAAGCTTCTATACAAATATCTAACATCTCTTTAATTGATCCTAAAACAAAGGAAACAACTAGAGTAGGTATTAGAGTAGAAGGAGATAAGAAAGTAAGATTTTCAAAAAAATCTAATCAAGTACTATAG
- the rpmC gene encoding 50S ribosomal protein L29: MKQSEIKDLSAAELQEKLSQTKKAYADLKMAHAISPIENPLQIRSVRRTVARLATELTKRELQ, from the coding sequence ATGAAACAATCAGAAATAAAAGATCTTTCTGCAGCGGAGTTGCAAGAAAAACTTAGCCAGACTAAGAAGGCATATGCCGACCTAAAAATGGCTCACGCTATTTCACCAATTGAGAACCCACTTCAAATTAGAAGTGTAAGAAGAACAGTTGCAAGATTAGCTACGGAACTTACTAAAAGAGAGTTGCAATAA
- the rpsN gene encoding 30S ribosomal protein S14 — protein MAKESMKAREVKREKTVAKYAEKRKALLEAGDFVGLQKLPKNASPVRLHNRCKLTGRPRGYMRQFGISRVTFREMANNGLIPGVKKASW, from the coding sequence ATGGCTAAAGAATCAATGAAAGCCCGTGAGGTTAAGAGAGAAAAAACTGTAGCAAAGTATGCTGAGAAAAGAAAAGCTTTGTTAGAAGCTGGAGATTTCGTAGGTTTGCAAAAATTACCGAAAAATGCTTCTCCTGTTCGTTTGCACAATCGTTGTAAATTGACTGGTAGACCTAGAGGTTATATGCGTCAATTTGGTATTTCACGTGTAACATTTCGTGAAATGGCAAATAACGGTTTAATCCCAGGTGTTAAAAAAGCATCTTGGTAG
- the rplF gene encoding 50S ribosomal protein L6 — MSRIGKNPVVIPAGVTVEVANGIITVKGKNGQLTQEFSDVTVTVEDGQVQVDRSSDHKDQRAKHGLYRSLINNMIVGVNEGFTKSLELVGVGYRASNQGQKLDLALGYSHNIVLEIAPEVTLETISEKGKNPIVKLTSFDKQLLGQVAAKIRGFRKPEPYKGKGVKFVGEVLRRKAGKSA; from the coding sequence ATGTCAAGAATAGGTAAAAATCCGGTTGTAATCCCTGCTGGTGTAACTGTTGAAGTTGCAAATGGTATCATTACAGTAAAAGGAAAAAATGGTCAACTAACACAGGAGTTCTCGGACGTAACTGTAACAGTTGAAGACGGTCAAGTTCAAGTTGATAGATCGTCTGATCACAAAGACCAAAGAGCAAAACACGGTTTATATAGATCTTTAATCAACAATATGATTGTTGGTGTTAATGAAGGTTTTACTAAATCTTTAGAGTTGGTAGGAGTTGGTTATAGAGCTTCAAATCAAGGACAAAAGTTAGATTTAGCTCTTGGATATTCTCACAATATTGTTTTAGAAATTGCTCCAGAAGTAACTTTAGAAACAATATCTGAAAAAGGTAAAAATCCAATTGTTAAATTAACATCATTTGACAAACAACTTTTAGGTCAAGTAGCTGCGAAAATCAGAGGTTTCCGTAAGCCTGAGCCATACAAAGGAAAAGGTGTTAAATTTGTGGGTGAAGTATTAAGAAGAAAAGCAGGTAAATCAGCTTAA